In [Phormidium] sp. ETS-05, the genomic window TTGTATTTAGCTTTGGCCAAGGTAGCCACCTCTGGGCATCAAGCCCCAAGCGCTGCCCTGTAATCACAGGATAATACAGGTGATAATAATTCTCAACAGATTTTTCAAAAATTTTTGCAAAATATCAAAAATTTTCAGTTTTGGCCAAAAGTATCTGGCGGGAAACTCTCTCTGGGCAAGGGATACAAGCCGGGATGGTGAAGTCTCTAAAGGCAAAACCGCTCCTTGCTGGTCCTCCTGACGGTGATGCCACCAGCACCTAATGGTCCGATCGAATGGCTGGACCCCCACAGAACCCCCAGAAAACTCATGGGTTGCAGGTCCATTTAAATTGTTGCTAAGTTTTATTAACAGTTAACTCAGGGCTGGGGAGACTTCTGGCTCATAGAGATAGGTAATAATATGGGAATTGGGGAAAAATCCCCAAGGATTGCCAGAAATTATATTGACAAAAGTTTTCAATAAATTTACACTGCTTTCAAACCGCAACTAAACAGCTATGTCAGATGAAGGTGGCGATATTCCAGCGGCTTCCAGCCGCTAGCTCAGAAGTTGGGGTCCTTTTCCAAACCAAGTACAGCGGGCAAACATGGCATTTTATACTGAAGCTGGAATCAAAGCGGTCCTCAAAGACCGGGGATTGCGTTTGACACCTCAGCGCGAGAGGATTTTGCGGATTTTTCAAACTCTCCCCCAGGGTAAACACCTGAACGCAGAAGAAATCTACCAGATACTGCGCCGCCAAGAAGAGTTGGAGGGTAGCTCCGGGGGGCGACAGATTGGTTTAGCCACGGTTTACCGAACCGTAAAGCTGATGGCGCTGTTGGGGATTTTGCGGGAATTGGAACTGGCGGAGGGCCACAAGCATTATGAGCTAAACCAACCTTCGCCCCAACATCACCACCATTTGGTCTGTGTGAATTGCCACAAGACGATCGAGTTTACTAATGACGCTGTTTTGCAAATTTGTCGCAAGCAGGCGGACTCTGCACAGTTTGATATGTTGGACTGCCAAATGACTATTCACGCCATCTGTCCCGAGGCGGTGGAGCGTGGTTGGCCTTCCGTCCTGCCCGAAGATTGGGAATGCCCTAGGTCCGGCTGGTCGCGAGCATCCTCTCAGTTTGGCTAGATGGCAGTTGATGGGGTTGATGGGCTGTGTAATTAGCTTGCTAGCAATAGCATATAAGTAATTTCTGCCAACTTTTAATCTAAATTAATGAAAATTAATCTCAAATTAATTAAGAATTACTTGCATTAAGTCGGGAGACAGCATATGATTTATGGCCTAGCCCTCACCCCCCCGGGGGAGACGGGGAGACGGGGAGCAGGGGAGACCATTCCCCCCTCTCTCCCCCTGGGAGAGGGGCCTCTGGTGAGGGCTGTCTTCGGGGTGACGGGGGGACTGGGAAACGGGGAGACTCCTGGCTAAAGCCCTCACAAGCGCTAAAGCCCTCACCCCCGTCCCCACACCGGGCGGAGGGAGAGGGGGGAAGGGCGGGAGAGGGGGGAATGGTCCCCCCGTCCCCTGGGACTTGGGTCCCCTGGTCCCCCGGGGGGGAATTTGGACAAATAACCAAGGAGCAATATGCAAAAAATCACGAGGCGGGTATTTTTGGCTGGTGGCGCGGCAATGGCGGCAGTAGCTGTGGGAGAATTGGGCAGTGGAAGGACTTCGCTGGCCCAAGGTGGTACGGTGAATTTGTATTCGGCTCGCCACTATGACACTGATAGTCAGCTCTATAGCAGCTTTACTTCTAAAACCGGGATTAAGGTGAATTTGGTGCAGGGTAGCGCTGAGGAATTGCTGGAACGGATTAAAAGTGAGGGCGCGAATAGTCCGGCGGATGTTTTGATTACGGTGGATGCGGGAAACCTTTGGCGTGTGGACAGTCAGGGGTTATTCCAGCCGGTGTCTTCCCAAGTGTTGCAGGCGATTCCGGGCAATTTGCGCCATCCGCAAGGACATTGGTTTGGCTTGTCGATGCGGGCTCGGGCGATTATGTATAACAAAAATAAGGTGAATCCGGCCCAGCTATCGACTTATGAGGATTTGGCGGCGGAGAAGTGGCGGGGTAAAATTTTGATTCGCTCTTCTAGTAATGTTTATAATCAGTCCCTGGTGGCGTCTTTGATTGCGGTTCATGGGGCGCAAAAAACGGAACAGTGGGCGCGAGGGTTGATGGCGAATTTTGCCAGACCGCCGGAGGGGAATGATACAGCTCAAATTACTGCTTGTGCAGCGGGGGTGGGAGATATCGCGATCGCCAATAGCTATTATTTGGTGCGGTTGGCGAAGTCGAGTAATCCCCAAGAGCGGGCGATCGCCGATCGGGTGGGGATGTTCTTTCCCAACCAGCGCGATCGAGGCACCCACGTCAACATCAGTGGCGCTGGTGTCCTCAAATACGCCCCCAACAAAGCCGGTGCCATTAAATTTATCGAACATATGGCTAGCACCCAAGCCCAGCAAATCTTTGCCAGCGGTAACAACGAATATCCCGTAATTTCTGGCGTCCCCCTGGACTCGGTACTGCAACGTTATGGCACCTTCAAAAGTGACCCCATCAACGTCGCCTCCTTGGGTAGCAACAACTCCGAAGCCATCAAAATCATGGACCGAGTTGGCTGGAAATAATCCCTGATTTTGTCCTTTGTCACTTGTCCCTTGTCCTTTGTCTTACCAGGGATTAAGGACAAAGGACAAAGGACAAATCCCTATTTTTCTATCGTCCCATCAGGTTTAATCGCCCCTTTAAAATCCGCACCTTCTAACTTAGCTCCCTCTAAATTCGCACTACCCAAGTCCGCATCATTAAACTTGGCATCCGTGAGGTTAGCGCCGGTCAAATTTGCTCCCCGCAAAAAAGCACCGGCTAATTTAGAGTTACTCAAATCAGCATTACTGAGATTCGCCTGAGAAAGTCCCGCCAAACTGAGGTCAGCACCTTTCAGCTTCGCCCCAGTCAGATTAACGCTATCGAGAAAAGCGCCGCTGAGATTAGCATTTTCCAGATTAGCGTTAGTCAGGTTAGAACCATTTAGCTTAGCATTGGTCAAGTCAGCACCTTTGAGGTTGGCACCGGTTAGGTCACAATTTAGGCATTCTTTAGTTTTCAGCCAATCATTATTTTGATTAGCTGTAGGGGCGCTGCATCCCGACACTAGGGAAAAGATAGCGCCCAATAATACGGCTTTCGCGGAGATATGCTGTCTCATTTTTGTCCCGGCTAAACACTGCTTTTACATTTTAATATATGTAGGTGCAGAAGTGTCAAATTGGTTTAATTTTATTGGTTAATTTTTGTTTGATTTTACCAGATTTTGATAAGAATAACATATTGCCAATCAATATAAACCAATCCCCAGTGTTTGGTTATCTCGCCATTTTCCTGGTGCCGCCCAAAATAGTATTAAAATTTGTAACATAATACTTCTTGACATTTCCCAGCTATATGATTAAGATAGGGTGTAGTAGGTTGGAAACGGCCAAGTCTAAGCAACAAGAGCCGATGCCATGCTCGCCAAATAAATGTAAATATTAAATTAGTAAATCAAATCAAAATCAAGATGATGAGCGGGAATTAGTGGGATTTTTTCAGCATGAATAAAATAACCTTTCCGTGGGATGAGGAAAAAAACAAAATTAATCAAGAGAAGCATGGCATTTCTTTTGAAGAAGCTGAGTCAGTTTTCTTTGATGATTATGCGGTTCAATTTTGGGATGAAGCACACTCACAAGATGAAGAAAGTTTTTTGCTTCTAGGATTAAGTTCTAAAATGAGGATTTTACTGGTAGTACATTGTTTTAGAGAAGAAGATTCTATCATTAGAATCATATCTGCCAGAAAAGCTACTAAAAACGAAAGTAAAGAATATAGGAGATAAACCAATGGAACCGGAATACGATTTATCAAAAATGAAAAAAAGACCAAATCC contains:
- a CDS encoding Fur family transcriptional regulator, whose amino-acid sequence is MAFYTEAGIKAVLKDRGLRLTPQRERILRIFQTLPQGKHLNAEEIYQILRRQEELEGSSGGRQIGLATVYRTVKLMALLGILRELELAEGHKHYELNQPSPQHHHHLVCVNCHKTIEFTNDAVLQICRKQADSAQFDMLDCQMTIHAICPEAVERGWPSVLPEDWECPRSGWSRASSQFG
- a CDS encoding BrnT family toxin, which encodes MNKITFPWDEEKNKINQEKHGISFEEAESVFFDDYAVQFWDEAHSQDEESFLLLGLSSKMRILLVVHCFREEDSIIRIISARKATKNESKEYRR
- a CDS encoding pentapeptide repeat-containing protein, whose protein sequence is MRQHISAKAVLLGAIFSLVSGCSAPTANQNNDWLKTKECLNCDLTGANLKGADLTNAKLNGSNLTNANLENANLSGAFLDSVNLTGAKLKGADLSLAGLSQANLSNADLSNSKLAGAFLRGANLTGANLTDAKFNDADLGSANLEGAKLEGADFKGAIKPDGTIEK
- a CDS encoding Fe(3+) ABC transporter substrate-binding protein, with the translated sequence MQKITRRVFLAGGAAMAAVAVGELGSGRTSLAQGGTVNLYSARHYDTDSQLYSSFTSKTGIKVNLVQGSAEELLERIKSEGANSPADVLITVDAGNLWRVDSQGLFQPVSSQVLQAIPGNLRHPQGHWFGLSMRARAIMYNKNKVNPAQLSTYEDLAAEKWRGKILIRSSSNVYNQSLVASLIAVHGAQKTEQWARGLMANFARPPEGNDTAQITACAAGVGDIAIANSYYLVRLAKSSNPQERAIADRVGMFFPNQRDRGTHVNISGAGVLKYAPNKAGAIKFIEHMASTQAQQIFASGNNEYPVISGVPLDSVLQRYGTFKSDPINVASLGSNNSEAIKIMDRVGWK